A stretch of the Vitis riparia cultivar Riparia Gloire de Montpellier isolate 1030 chromosome 13, EGFV_Vit.rip_1.0, whole genome shotgun sequence genome encodes the following:
- the LOC117929003 gene encoding immediate early response 3-interacting protein 1-like, which produces MGFWALLEGFLLFANALAILNEDRFLSPRGWSFDEFSGGRRKSLKGQLVGLIYAVQYMRVPLILLNIITIIVKLVTG; this is translated from the coding sequence ATGGGATTCTGGGCACTACTGGAAGGCTTTCTTCTTTTTGCAAATGCACTAGCTATACTAAATGAGGACCGCTTCCTTTCTCCAAGAGGATGGagctttgatgaattttcaggAGGAAGAAGAAAGTCACTAAAGGGGCAGCTTGTAGGCCTCATTTATGCAGTACAGTATATGAGGGTTCCCCTTATACTTCTCAACATCATCACTATTATTGTAAAGTTGGTGACTGGGTGA